In a single window of the Acipenser ruthenus chromosome 42, fAciRut3.2 maternal haplotype, whole genome shotgun sequence genome:
- the LOC131709233 gene encoding uncharacterized protein LOC131709233, with protein MLNAVGIQGNACTWIREWLTCRKQKVLIRGETSKWSEVTSGVPQGSVLGPLLFLIYINDLDSGIVSKLVKFADDTKIGGVANTVAAAKVIQNDLDSIQNWADTWQMTFNREKCKVLHVGNKNVHYKYHMGDSEIEEGNYEKDLGVYVDSEMSSSRQCREAIKKANKMLGYIVRSVEFKSREVMLKLYNALVRPHLEYCVQFWSPRYKKDIAALERVQRRATRIIPDLKGMSYADRLKELNLFGLEHRRLRGDLIQTFKILKDIDNVDPGDFFDLKKETRTRGHKWRLDKGAFRTENRRHFFTQRIVRAWNQLPSNVVECSTELLSLEGQECSTKLLSLEGQECSTELLSLEGQECSTELLSLEGQECSTELLSLEGQECSTKLLSLEGQECSTELLSLEGQECSTELLSLEGQECSTELLSLEGQECSTELLSLEGQECSTELLSLEGQECSTELLSLEGQECSTELLSLEGQECSTELLSLMGQECSTELLSLEGYGIHTQYWGTTL; from the exons atgctgaacgcagtagggattcaaggaaatgcatgcacatggattagggagtggttaacatgtagaaaacagaaagtactaattagaggagaaacctcaaaatggagcgaggtaaccagtggtgtaccacagggatcagtattaggtcctctgctatttctaatctacattaatgatttagattctggtatagtaagcaaacttgttaaatttgcagacgacacaaaaataggaggagtggcaaacactgttgcagcagcaaaggtcattcaaaatgatctagacagcattcagaactgggcagacacatggcaaatgacatttaatagagaaaagtgtaaagtattgcatgtgggcaataaaaatgtgcattataaatatcatatgggagatagtgaaattgaagaagggaactatgaaaaagacctaggagtttatgttgactcagaaatgtcttcatctagacaatgtagggaagctataaaaaaggccaacaagatgctcggatatattgtgagaagtgttgaatttaaatcaagggaagtaatgttaaaactctacaatgcattagtaagacctcaccttgaatattgtgttcagttctggtcacctcgttacaaaaaggatattgctgctctagaaagagtgcaaagaagagcaaccagaattatcccggatttaaaaggcatgtcgtatgcagacaggctaaaagaattgaatctattcggtcttgaacatagaagactacgcggtgatctgattcaaacattcaaaatcctaaaagatatagacaatgtcgacccaggggactttttcgacctgaaaaaagaaacaaggaccaggggtcacaaatggagattagataaaggagcattcagaacagaaaataggaggcacttttttacacagagaattgtgagggcctggaaccaactccccagtaatgttgttgag tgcAGTACAGAGCTGCTCTCTCTGGAAGGACAGGAATGCAGTACAAAGCTGCTCTCTCTGGAAGGACAGGAGTGCAGTACAGAGCTGCTCTCTCTGGAAGGACAGGAGTGCAGTACAGAGCTGCTCTCTCTGGAAGGACAGGAGTGCAGTACAGAGCTGCTCTCTCTGGAAGGACAGGAGTGCAGTACAAAGCTGCTCTCTCTGGAAGGACAGGAGTGCAGTACAGAGCTGCTCTCTCTGGAAGGACAGGAGTGCAGTACAGAGCTGCTCTCTCTGGAAGGACAGGAGTGCAGTACAGAGCTGCTTTCTCTGGAAGGACAGGAGTGCAGTACAGAGCTGCTCTCTCTGGAAGGACAGGAGTGCAGTACAGAGCTGCTCTCTCTGGAAGGACAGGAGTGCAGTACAGAGCTGCTCTCTCTGGAAGGACAGGAGTGCAGTACAGAGCTGCTCTCTCTGGAAGGACAGGAGTGCAGTACAGAGCTGCTCTCTCTGATGGGACAGGAGTGCAGTACAGAGCTGCTCTCTCTGGAAGGATATGGAATTCATACCCAGTACTGGGGAACCACACTTTAG